The Pseudanabaena sp. PCC 6802 genomic interval CTCCAGGTGTTGGCGTTGCTCGCCACTCTGGTTTAAGCACTTTCACAATTGCTTTGAACGTATTAGTCTCGATACCAAATCGACGCTTAAAGTGTGCAGCAGGTAGGGTTTGCGCTATTATATAGTTCATCATCAGGACGCTTTTTCGTTATTGCTATGTCCTGATATTTTCCTATCTTGGGGTTCTTTGGCAACTCAACCTCAACCTAATCTGCAAGAGGTCTAATTTACACAAAAATCTGAACACTCTCTTGTAGACGCGAAGTGGCTTCTCGCAGCATAGCTGCAGCTACAAGGACGAAATCCGCTTGCGCGGATTGTCAGAACCCTCGGTAGATATAGTCTGCGTAGGCAGACTTTGTTTGTGTAGGCGCGAATTTATTCGCCAGCCATTAGCTTCTTTAGGACTACCTTTTTGCTGATGAGCTAAAAGCGATAGTTACGATCGCCTGCCCATAGCTGAGTAGCAACAGCACGACCGTTCGCATCGACTTTAATCTCCACAGCACCAGATTGCTTGCGATTGGATTCAGTTACAGCATTGTTTACCTCCTTTCGCAACTCCTCTGGCATGTAATAGGTTTCTAAACCGTATTCAATGCGTCCGTAATTGACAGTACCTTTGAGTGCTACTCGATTGGCAGGTAAATTCATAGGAAGAGATGTTTGAATTTGCACTGGTTTCCAGGGTTGTGGGATCTTGCTACTCCCTTGTGGGGCTTCTAGAATCAAGTAAAACCCGGTTTGATTAGGGATAGAAAGTGAGCTGTGGTTGTAATCTAGTCGCCTGGGTAGAGTTTCCCAACCTGGTAATTTTTTGATATTCTCAACAAGAGAAATCTCATAAGTCAAAGTTTGCGAATACCCGCGTAGGAGATCGTAAGGATCTATGGGAATAGTTTTAAGCACTACTGTCCGCCCTGATATCTCGGTATATAAAGGCGGAATGGCGATCGATAACAATAGTAGAGCTTGAAAGCCCAGGGGCAGTAATAGTCGCCAGAGTCGCAATGGTTTATTTGCAGTTATAGTTGCAGTCATGGTTAGTCTTCCGTAGTGCTGGGTAGATCGATATTAGATGTGTGAGGGCTGGATAGTCGCATATGGCGCTCGAACCAAATTCCGGCGACGCTTACACCAATGCCGCAAAGCACAAAAACAAATGCTTTCAATAGTAGAGCGGTATCGTATTCAAACAAGCGAGAGAGAATTTGCATTATTAAAA includes:
- a CDS encoding GDYXXLXY domain-containing protein, giving the protein MTATITANKPLRLWRLLLPLGFQALLLLSIAIPPLYTEISGRTVVLKTIPIDPYDLLRGYSQTLTYEISLVENIKKLPGWETLPRRLDYNHSSLSIPNQTGFYLILEAPQGSSKIPQPWKPVQIQTSLPMNLPANRVALKGTVNYGRIEYGLETYYMPEELRKEVNNAVTESNRKQSGAVEIKVDANGRAVATQLWAGDRNYRF